Part of the Limisphaerales bacterium genome, CCAAATCGATGTCGTCTCCAAAGCTTTCCTCGGCCTCACCGTTTCGTGCGCACGCTGTCACCATCATAAGTTCGATGCCATCAGCCAAAAAGATTACCACGCGTTTTACAGCATCATGACCAGCACGCGGCCGGCGACGATTAATGTCGATTCCCCCGCACGGCAGCAATTAAACGTTCCGGCAATGAAAAAAATGAAAACCGAGATTCGCGCCGCGCTGGCCGAGCAATGGTTGGCAGAGGCGGATCGGTTCGCCGGGCGTTTACTGAAGCCCGATGGCCCGATGAAAGACGCCCTCAGCAAGGCCGGAGGGAACGCTAACCCGCTCCACGCCTGGCACCGCTTGCAGGCAACGGAGGGCGAAGAGTTTCGGGCCCAGTGGACGCAACTGGAGGTGGACATGAAAGCTAGCTTCGAACGTTGGCAAGCGCAGCGCGCGCGACCGTATGCGCAGCATTGGGATTTCCACCGCGGCGCGGCAATGGCGTGGGTGCAGGCGGGCAACGGGATGGGGCACGACCAACCCGCCGGTAGTCTTGCGGGACAGTTTCGCGTGCTGCCCAAGGGCGACCGCCTAATCGGCGACATTTTGCCCACGGGTATTTACACGCATCTATTGTCGGATAAACACACTGGCTGGCTCGGCTCGCCGCGGTTTCGCATCGGGCCGAACGAAACGCTGTGGGTGCGCGTGCGCGGCAGCGGCGGCGTGATGGCGCGGTACGTCGTCCAAAACTACACGCGCAACGGCACGGTGTATCCTGCCACGCGGCTCAATGACGGCAAGTGGCGTTGGCAAAAATGGAGCCTGAAATATTGGGAAGGCGACGACGCGCATCTTGAAATTTCCACCGCCGGCGAACAAGCCGTGCTCACCGCGGGCAACGCCAATTCGTGGTTCGGTGTCACCGGTGCGCTCGTGCAAAAGCCCGGCCAACCCGCGCCGGGCGATGAATCTGTGGAGACCATTTTGCCACTTTTCACCGGTAATGCGCCGGCTGATCGCGAGGCGTTGGCCGCCAAATATGCCGCCACGCTGCGCGATTGTATCGAGTCGTTTCGCCGCGACAAGATGAGTGATTTTAAGGCGAATTTTCTCAATCATTTTGTGCACGCCAATTTGCTTTCCAACACCGCCGCTGCCGCGCCCGCCGCCGCTCAGCTCGCGGCCGCCTATCGCAAGCTCGAGGCCGCCGTGCCCGTGCCGCAGCGCGCGCCGGGCGTGGTGGAGGGCGACGCGCGGGATATGCCGCTCTTTGTGCGCGGCAGCCACAAGCAACCGGGCGAGGTTGTGCCGCGGAGATTCCTTGAGGCGTTTGACGCAAAGCCGTTTGACACCAAACAATCCGGCCGGCGCGAATTGGCCGAGGCGATGTTGCGGGCGGACAATCCGCTCGTCGCGCGCGTGATTGTGAATCGCGTGTGGCATCATCTTTTTGGGCGTGGACTCGTGGGCACACCAGATAATTTTGGCAAGCTCGGTGAACTGCCGACGCATCCGGAGTTGCTCGACTACCTCGCCACGCGCTTTGTGCGGGAAGGTTGGTCGCTGAAAAAACTCATCCGCGAACTCACCCTCACGCGAACTTTCCAGATTAGCGCCGTCAGCACCGCCGCCACGCGTGACGCTGATCCCGATAACCGTTTGCTCGCGCGCGCGCACTTGCGGCGGCTTGAAGCCGAGGCCATCCGCGATGCCATGCTGCAAGCCAGCGGCGCGCTCGACCGCAATCCGCTCGGTGGATCGGACACGTTTAATACCAATCGCCGCGGTGTTTACGTGAGCGTCATTCGCAACAACCTCGACCCATTTCTCACCGTGTTCGACATGCCCGTGCCCGCCACTGCCAAGGGCCGTCGCGATGAAACCAATGTGCCCGCGCAATCGCTCACGCTGATGAATGACCCCTTCGTTATCAGTCTCGCCGCCCGCCTCGCCCAGCGCGTGACCGGTGAAGAAAAATTTAAAACTGCCGAGGCGCAGATTCGTCGCTTGTTTCAACTGACCCTCAATCGCAAACCGTCCACGCAAGAAATCGCAAACGCAAAAGCTTTTCTTCAAAACGCCGGCGGTCGTCAGCTGGTGGCGAGGAAAAAAATGAACGCCGTGCGCGAACGCCTCAATACCGCCAGCGCAAAGGTTGCCGCCATCCGCGAACCGGTGCGCAAACGGCTCCTCGCCGAACGCAAGCGTGAGCATGAGAACCCAAACCCCGTCGGCCCCAAGCCCTTTGCCGCATGGGATTTTGGCAAAGGCACGGACGACCAAATTGGCAAATTGAACTTGAGCCTGCACAGTGGCGCTAAAGTGGAGAAAGGCGCGCTTGTCCTCGATGGTCGCGCCGCCTTCGCCCGCAGCGCGCCGCTCACTCAACCGCTCCGCGCCAAAACGCTTGAGGCGTGGGTGCAGTTGAACAACCTCAGCCAACGCGGCGGCGGCGTGATGACCGTGCAAACGCGCAACGGCGTGCTCTTCGACGCCATCGTCATTGGTGAGCAACAATCCGGGCATTGGATGGCCGGCAGCAATAATTTCAAACGCACGCAGTCGTTCAATGGCCCTGCCGAAAAAGAATCTCAACCCGTTCAGGTGGCTATCGTTTACGAAACTGACGGGACCATCCTCGGCTATCGCAACGGCAAACCTTATGGCCGACCGTACAAAACGAGTGTACAACCCTTCGCCGCTGGTAACGCGGAAATCCTGTTCGGTCTGCGCCACGGCACCGCTGCGGGCAGCGGCCGGATGTTGTCCGGCAAAGTGCTGAAAGCGCGCCTATATGACCGCGCGCTGAATCCCGCCGAAGTGCTCGCCTCCGCCGGTGGCAATCCGAATTATATTTCAGAAAAAGAAATACTCGCCGAGATGAGCGCTGCGCAACGGAAGCAGCTTGAAGGATTGAAAATCTCACTGCAAAAGCTAAACACCGAAATGAGGGTGCTGGAAAAAACCGGGGCCGATGCGCCCGACCCGTGGCGTGATTTGGCGCAGGCGATGTTCAACCTTAAAGAATTTATTTACGTGCAATGAATCAAAAATCAATATCACTGACCCGTCGCCAAATGCTCGCGCAGTGTTCCACAGGGTTTGGGCTGATGGCGTTGCAGGGATTGATGGGGGGGGCGGCGTTTGGCGCAAAGCGGAAGCCGCACTTCACGCCGCGGGCGAAGCATGTGATTCTTTGTTATATGTCGGGCGGGGCTTCGCAGGTGGATACGTTTGACCCGAAACCGAAGCTCAAGGAACTGCACGGCAAGCCGATGCCGGTGAAAATTTTGCGGACACAATTTAATAATAACGGCAACGTGATGGCTTCGCCGTTTGCGTTTAAAAAATATGGTCAGAGCGGTTTGCCGGTGAGCAGTTTGTTTCCGCACGTGGCGGAGAGCGCGGATGAGTTGGCAGTGATTCGGTCGCTGACGAGCAAGGTGAACGAGCATGCGCAGGGGAATTATGCCTTTCACACCGGCGTGCCGTTCATGGGGCATCCTTCGGCGGGCGCGTGGATGACTTACGGGCTGGGTACGGAGAATCAAAACCTGCCGGGCTTCGTGGTGTTGCAAGCGGGCGGGGCGACGGTGCCGCACGGCGGGGTGGGGTTGTTCAGCAATGGCTATTTGCCGGCAGAAAATCAGGGTAGTATTATCGTGGGCGACAAGGCGCCGGCGGTGCGCAACATCCAACCGCGCGAGGCGGACGCAGCGCAGCGGTCGCGACTGGAGTTTGTGAAGGGGCAGGACACGGATTTTATTAAAAAGATTGGCGGCAATAATGACGTGGAAGCAGCGGTGCGAAATTATGAAACCGCTTATCGCATGCAGACAGCAGTGCCGGAGTTGTGCGACTTGCGCGGCGAGACGGCGGCCACCAAAAAAATGTACGGCATGGATTCGCCCAACGGCGTCACGGCGGCGTACGGGCACCAAGCTCTGCTCGCGCGACGGCTGGTGGAACGCGGTGTGCGGTTTGTGGAGCTGAGTTGTCTGCCCGAAAAAATGGGCGGCGGCCAAGCCCCCAATCCGTGGGACCAACACGGCAACCTCAAAGGCGGGCACGAAAACATGGCGCGCCAAGTCGATCAACCCATCGGCGGGTTGCTCAAGGACCTCAAGGGGCGCGGGTTGCTGAAGGACACGCTTGTCATTTGGGCCGGCGAATTCGGCCGCACGCCCTTCTCGCAAGGCAGCAACGGGCGCGATCACAATCCATACGGCTACAGCGTATGGCTCGCCGGCGGCGGCGCGAAAGGTGGAACGGTGTACGGCGCCACCGACGAGCTCGGCTACCACGCCACCGAAAACAAATGCGACGTCTACGACCTCTGGGCCACAGTGCTGCACTTGTTGGGCGTGGATCACGAGGAACTCACCTACCGCCACGGCGGCCGTGATTTACGGTTGACCGATGTGCACGGGAAAGTGATTCGGGACGTGATCAACTGATGAGCGGAATTGAGCGTGAATGGATGAATCAATCGTTGCTTTTTTCGGTCAAAAATCAAACTCGGACAAAAGCTAATGAGTATTACTAGGAGAACATTTTTGAAGGCGGGCGGGGCGACGATGGCACTGCCGGTTTTGCACTCGGCGCCGGGGGCGATGGCGGCGGCGAAGAAGCCGGGCAAGCCAGACAAAAAGTTGGTGATAATGTACATCCCCAACGGCATCGTGCGGCGGTGTTTTTTCCCAGAGGAGGAGGAAGGGGTGTTGCCGAATTTTGTGGGCGGTTTTAACGCGGACAAAACGAAGGACCGGCGCAAACAGAACAAACCGGGGATTTATCCGCTGGAGCTGACGGAGACGATGCAGCCGTTGAAGGGATACACGAAAGACGTGACGCTGATTACCGGCCTGGACCGCACTTTTAAAAACGGGCAGGACGTGCACGCGCAGGGAGCCTCGTGCTATCTCACAAGCCTCTCGCCGGTGCAGGCGGCCGCGCAGGGGATTCGGCATCCGAACGGGCGCAGCCTCGACCAAGTAATCGGTGACAAGGTGGGCCACAAGACGGCGCTCAACACGCTGGAAATTAGTTGCAACGGATTCACCGCCGGCAAGGAGTCGATAGAATTTGACAACATTTCGTGGTATGGGCCGGATAAAATTGCGCCGTCCATCCGCGATCCGCGCAAGCTCTACGATCGGTTGTTTGGGAAAAATGATTTGCGTGCGCACGTGAACGATGTGACCGGCCTGGTGCTTGCGGATGCCAAGTCGCTTTCCAAAAAATTGGCCAGCGAGGATCGTGCGGCGTTGGATGAATTCATGACGATGGTCCGCAACATCGAGGTGCGTATGGCCAAGCTCGAGAAATTGTTGGCGGGTGCCGATGTGCGCGTGCCAAAAAATGAAGTGCTGCCGCGCGGCAAATACATCCAGTTGCAGGCGGATCTAATGTTGCTGGCGTTCCAGATGGGCATCACGAATATCGCCACGTTCATGATCGGCCCCGAGCGTTGGGAGGCCACGCTGCGGTACGAGGGCGTGTTTGATAATCCGGTGAATCATCACACGATGACGCACAATCAAAAGGGCAAAGGCTACCTGTCGGTGGCGAAGATCGACCGCTTCCACATGCAGCAATACGCCTACGTGCTCAAGCGGATGACGGAAATCAAAGAGTCCGACGGCAGCACGATGCTGGACAATTCGCTGGTCACTTACGGCGCGGCGCTGGGTGATGGTTCGACGCATCAGTATTATGATTTGCCGATGATCGTCGCCGGCCGCGGGCAGGGCCAAGTGAAGCAGGGCCGGTTCATCCAAGCCAAGAGTGGCACGCTTAATTCAAACCTGTGGCTGACGCTGGCGAAATTGATGGGTGTGGAAATGGATTCATTTGCCGACAGCACGGGTGTTATTTCTGATTTGTGGACTTGATCGCAAATGTTTGTTCGACGATTCATTTTTCAAAGTTGCCTTCTTCTTGCGTTATTGGGCATCGCTTCGGCTCAGGCGGCGGAAGAGTTTGAGCAGTTTCTTAAACCGCTCTTTGCCAAGAGTTGCGTGAAATGTCACGGCGGCGAAAAGGTGAAGGGCAAAATTAATCTCAAGCAAATCACCACCGCCCAGCAGTTCCTCGCCAAGCCGGAGCTGATCCAGGAACTCATCGAGGTCATCGACGCCGCCGACATGCCGCCCGAGGACGAGCCGCAACTCACCCAAGCGCAGCGCACAAAAATGCTGGCCACCCTGAAGGCTCAACTGCGCGCGGCGACCGTTGGCATCAAGGCGAGGCCCGTCCGCATCCGGCGCCTCAACCGTTTCCAATACAACAACGCCGTGCGCGATTTGTTCCAGCTCAACCGCGACGTGTTCGCGCTGCCGGAAAAACTGATGACGCGCGAATCGATTTACCTCAACGCGCCCAAGATGCCCGACCGCGTCAACGTCCGCTCGCTGGCACTGAACCCTGCGCCCGGCATGCGCGCGGTGCGGGCGTTCCCGAAAGATTTGCGCGCCGCCCACGGGTTCGATAATCAGGCCAACCAACTCACCCTCTCGCCGCTGCTGCTCGATGCCTTCCTGAGCTTGAGCGTGTCCGTTGTCGAGAGCCCTGATTTCAACGAGCAAACTGTCGGCATTTGGAAAACATTTTTCCAGCCGCCCGCTGAGGGCGCTGACCTTCCCGCCGAAACACGTAAACGAATCGCGGTCTTTTTAGCGCTCGCCTTCCGCGGCCCCGTCGAGTCGACCACTATCGACCGCTACACCGCCTACGCGCTCGGCAAAATAAAGCAGGAAATCCCGTTCACCGCCGCCATGAAAAAAGTCGCCTCCGCCGCGTTGTCCTCGCCGCTTTTTCTCTATCGCTATCAACTTGCTGACGCGAAGAATTCGCAGCACGCCCTTGCCTCCAACCTCTCATTTTTCCTTTGGGTCAGCGGGCCGGATGCCGAGCTGCTGCGTCTGGCCGAGGCGGGCAAACTGTCCGAGCCCGCCGTGTTGGAGAAAACCATCGACCGCATGTTGGCCGACCCAAAAATTGAGCGCTTTCTGGACACCTTCCCCGCGCAATGGATGCAGCTCGAAAATGTATTGGCCGCCACTCCCGACCCCAGGAAACACCGGTTGTTCGCGCTGGACAAAAACAACCCGGCCAGTCTGCAAATGTTGATGGAGCCGCTGCTATTATTTGACGCGGTATTCGTCGAGGATCGACCCATCGCGGACCTCATCACACCTAAGTTTGGTTACCAAAGTGATTTTCTGAAAACATGGTACACCACCGACTTGGAACCGCCGACGGTGGATGTCCGCGAGATTGTGGAGATGAACCGGCGCAACGCGGAACGACGGAACGGCCTGGAGAAACTCATCAAAAACACCAAGACCGATCTGGAAGCGATGCTCAAGCCCGTGCGGGCCAAGTTGCTGGCAGAACGCAAAAAAAATACCGGCGGGAAAAAACCAGTGGACTTGAAGCCCTACGCCGCCTGGGAATTTAATGGCGACCTGAAAAGCTCAGTCAATTCACTCGAGCTCAAGGCGCACGGAAAAATTCAATTCAAGGACGGCATGGTCGTGCTCAATCGCGCCTATCTGTTGAGCAATCATTTGCCAATTGATTTACGCGCGAAGAGCCTCGAGATTTGGTGTAAGGTGGGCAATGTGAACCAACGCGGCGGCGGCGTGATGGGCATCCAAGGTCCGGGCGATTTCTTCGATACCATTGTGCTCGGCGAACGCAAGCCGCGCCATTGGATTTCCGGCAGCAACGGATTCAGCCGCACGCTCGACTTTCCCAACTCAACCCCGGAGAACGCGGCCAACGAATTGCTGCACCTCGTCATGGTTTATCAGCCCGACGGCACCACTCGGATGTATCGAAACGGCAAACCCTACGGCCAACCCTTCCGACGCAGCTCGGCGACGTTTCCCAAGAATCGCAGTTCGGTTATTTTCGGCCTGCGCCATCTGCCGCCGGGCGGAAACAAATACCTCAACGTAAGCATCGACAAAGCCCGCCTGTATAACCGCGTACTCACCGCCGCCGAGGTCGCCGCTTCCAGCACTGGCACCCATCTTTACATCTCCGAGGCTGATGCGTTGCAGGCCATGCTGCCCGCACAGAAAAAGAAACACATGGCTCTGAACGATACGCTCAAACAGGCGGAGGCTGAATTGAAGAACATTCCCCAGCCTCGGGACACCGGAAAAATTCAGCAGGCCGCCCGCCAGAAATTTGACAACGAAATACGCAATAAGCTGCGCGGCAAAACCTTCGAACGTCTGCCGGTGGTTAACCCCCGCTACGGCGGAGTCATCACCAGCGCCGCCATGCTCAGCATGACCGCCGGGCCCAAGCGCACCCATCCCATCGGGCGCGGCGCCTGGATCATCGAGGTGATTTTTAATGACCCACCACCGCCGCCACCCAACGACGTGCCGCCGCTCAACGAGGATGCGTTGGACAAAAACCTGACCATCCGCGAAAAGTTTGCGCAGCACCGAGCCAACCCCAACTGCGCCGGCTGCCATTCCCGCCTCGACCCGCTCGGCTTCGCGCTGGAGAATTTCGACATCACCGGCCGCTGGCGTGATAAGTATCCCAACGGCCGCACCGTCGATGCCACCGGAACCTTGCTGCGAAAATACAAATTCAACGACATCGTTGATTTCAAAAAATCGCTAGTTCAAGAAGATCGACGTTTTGCCAAAGCCTTCACCGCACATTTGCTAAGATTCGCGCTTGCCCGCGAACTCACCCCTGTTGACACACTGGCGATCGATCGCATCGTCAACCAAACCGAGAACGAAGGCTTTAAACTCAAATCACTAATTAGGAAAGTGGTTCAAGCCGAGAGTTTCCTCAAATCAAATTAGTCGCCCCGCCGGAGGTGTTTTTCCATTGGCTTTGGAGGGTTGGGGTGTGTACTTTCGGGGCCAATTATGCTGCGTATTTTTATTGCTCTTATTGTGTTCACGCTGGGCGTTTCGGCTCGGGCTCAATCAATCTCGGATTCAGCGACGCCCGTGCGAAACATTTCGGCACCCGAAGGCTTCAAGGTGGAATTGCTGTACTCGGTGCCTAAGCCGCAACAAGGATCTTGGGTGGCAATGTGCAATGACGACAAGGGGCGGATCATTGTGAGCGATCAGTTTGGAGGGTTGTACCGGTTCACACCGCCAGCACCGGGGAAGTCGTTGAAGCAATCGGATATCGAGCCGGTACCGGCAAAGATCCGAGCCGCGAACGGCCTGCTCTGGGCGAATGGGGCTTTGTATGTGGGGGTGAATGATTACGAACGAAAATTTCCCAGCGGGTTGTATCGGGTGACGGATTCGGATGGGGACGACAAGCTGGACAAGGTGGTGTTGCTGCGTGAGATGTTTGCGCGGGGCGATCACGGCATCCACGCCATTTTGCCCGGACCGCAAAACTCGCTGTATCTGATCACCGGCAACAACACCACGCCGCTCCAGACGCAGAAATCGCGCGTGCCGTTGCATTGGGGCGAGGATCATCTACTGCCGCGCATGCCCGATGGGCGCGGGCATAACCGCGATCGGCTGGCGCCGGGAGGCATTATTTACAAGGTGTCGCTGGACGGGAAGCAGTGGGAGATTGTGTCGGCCGGCTTTCGGAACATTTATGATGGCGGCGTAAACAAGGACGGCGAGCTCTTCACGTATGACGCGGACATGGAATACGATTTCAACACGTCATGGTACCGGCCCACGCGCATCAATCACGTGACCAGCGGCAGCATGTGGGGGTGGCGTAATGGCACGGGCAAGCGGCCGGAATTTTATCCGGACACACTGCCGGCCACGATCAACATCGGCCCCGGCTCGCCCACGGGCACGGTGTTCGGCTACGGCGCGAAGTTTCCGGCTAAGTATCAGAACGCCTTTTACATTCTCGACTGGAGCTGGGGCAAGATTCACGCGGTTCACCTCAAGCCAAACGGCTCCAGCTACACGGGCACGAAGGAGACCTTCATCACCGGCAGTCCGTTGCCGGTAACGGATGTGATCATTCATCCCAAAGATGGTGCGATGTATTTCACCATCGGCGGCCGCAAAGTGCAGTCGGGCGTGTATCGCGTGACCTACACGGGCAAGCAATCCACCGCGCCGGCCGTGAAGCGCACGATGCACTATGGCCGCGTCCTCCGGCAGAAGCTTGAGAATTTTCACGGGGTGCAACACAAGGACGCCGTGAACCAGTCGTGGCCGCATCTGGGCGATGACGATCGATTCATCCGCTGGGCGGCGATGACCGCGGTGATGCATCAACCCGTTTCGGAGTGGCAGGAACGCGCTTTGCACGAGAAGGATGCGAACAAGCGCGTGGTGGCGTTGCTCGCCTTGTCCAAGGTGATCGGAGCAGACCCGAAAAACGTTGTGGCCGGAGAAGCCAAGGATGCGCCCAAGATCAGTCCGGCACAGCGCGCGGCTATTTACAAAGCGCTCGGGCAGGTGAAGTGGAGCCAGCTCACGCACGCAAGCAAACTCACCCTCGTGCGCGCCTACCAAATCGCCCTCATCCGATTAGGCCAGCCGAACGACCGAATTGCCACCGGCATTATCAAGCACTTGGACCCGCATTTCCCCGCAGCAAATTTCGAGCAGAACTGGCTCCTCTGCGAAACGCTCGCCTATCTGCAGGCGCCCCACACGGCGGCCAAGGGCATCCAACTGCTGCAGGACGCGGCCACGCAGGAGGAACAGATCGAGTACGCGCGCTCGCTGCGGATGCTGAAAACCGGCTGGACGCTCGAGCTGCGCACGGCCTATTTCAACTGGTTCCTCAAGGCGGCCAGTTACCGCGGCGGCGCGAGCTTCAGCAAATTCATCGAGTTCATCCGACGCGATGCCGAGGCGAGTCTGGACACTAAAAGCCGCGAGCAGCTAAAGGAATTACTGGCGAAAAAGCCCGTTCAGAAATCGCCGTTTGAGATCATGGCGCAGGCGATGATTGGTCGTAATTTCGTGAAAGAATGGAAGCTTGAAGAACTCAGTACGGCCTCCAAGACCAAGCTCAAGGGCCGTGACTTCGAGCGCGGCCGAAAGATGTTCGCCGCGGGCGGCTGCTTTGCCTGCCACCGATTCGCCAATGCAGGCGGCATGACCGGGCCCGATCTCTCCGGCGCCGGCGGCCGTTATTCGGCGCATGATTTGCTCGAGCAAATCATTCATCCGAGCAAGGAAATCAACGAGCAGTTTGTGCCCGTGATTGTGAAAATGAAATCCGGCGACACCCTCACCGGCGTAGTCGTGAACATGAACGGCGACCGCGTGACGGTGAACACGGACATGTTTGATCCCAATCAACGCGTCAACGTGAACCGCCCGGAGGTCGAGAGCATTGAGCCCTCCAAAGTGTCCCCCATGCCTCCGGGCCTGCTCAACCTCATGCGCGAAGATGAGGTCATGGATCTCCTCGCCTACATCCTTAGCGGCGGCGACCGCGACCACACAGTCTTTAAGAAATAATCATGAAAAAACTCCTCACTCTACTCCCGATAATCTGCCTCACCGCCTGTCTCGGCTGCGGCGGCGGTGGGGGCGATGCAACGCCCTCCGATAACAACAACAGCGGCGCCGGCACCCAAGGCAAGCCCACTGAAAGCAAGGGCGTGATCGCCTACTCGCCGCTCACGCTTTCCAACCCGTTTTTCAAGGTGATCGGCGATCACATCAAGGCTGAGGCCGAAAAGAATGGTTACACGGTCCGCATAGTGGATCCGAATATGGACGTGAAAAAACAATCCGATCAGATGGACGATTTCATTTCCAGCGGCGTCACCGCCATCATCCTTGTGCCGTGCGACCGCCTGTCTGTCGGCCCGTCGGTGCAAGCAGCGAACAAGGCCGGTATTCCGGTGTTCACGGTGGATGCCAAGTGTGCGGCGGAGAACGCCAAGATCGAGGGCCACGTGGGCACGGATAATTTTCAGGGCGGCGAACTAGCCGGCAAGGCGATGATCACCGCGCTCGGCGATGCCGGCGGCAAGGTGCTGGTGCTTGACTTCAAAAAGGCCAACTCTTGCGTGTTGCGCGTGGGCGGATTTAAGAAGGTGATTGATGCTCACAACAAGACGGCCACCGGTAAAATCGAGATTGTCTCTGAACTCGACGGCAACGGGGACCGCACCAAAGGCTATCAATCCACGGCCGATGCCCTGCAGGCGCATGAGGATCTCGATGCCATTTTTGCAATCAATGATCCCTCCGCCCTCGGCGCCTACACCGCTGTGAAGGAAGCGAAGCGCGATGACAAGATCAAGATCATCGGCTTCGATGGCCAGCTCGACGGCAAACAGGCGATCAAGGACGGCAAGTTGTACGCCGACCCCATCCAGCATCCGGACAAGATGGGCCGCCAGATCGTGCAGCTGATCATGAAATATCAGGCCGGTGAGAAATTCGAGTCCGAGACGCTCATTCCCGCCACGCTCTACACCAAGACCGAGGCGGACCAAGATCCGGCGCTGAAATAATCCATGGCCGCTGCCGACCACCCGCCGTTGCTCCAGATGCGCGGCATCAGCAAGGCCTTCCCCGGCGTACAGGCGCTTAGCGGAGTGGGCCTCACGCTGCATGCCGGCGAGGTATTGGCGTTGCTCGGCGAAAACGGCGCGGGCAAAAGCACACTGATCAAAATCCTCGGCGGCGCCCATGCGCATGACGAAGGCGAACTGAGCATCGACGGTTCGCCCGCGCGCATTGACTCCCCGCAGGCGTCACAAGCCGCCGGCATCGGCATTATTTACCAAGAGTTCAACCTCGTGCCCGGCCTGACCGCGCGCGAAAATATTTTCCTCGGCCAGGAACCGGCGGGGGTCAGTTTCATTCCGCACCAAAAAGAAGCCGACCGCGCTCGTAAGCTGTTCCAACGCATTGGTGTGGAAATCGATCCCAATGCCATGTGCCGCGATCTCACCGTGGCGCAACAGCAGGTCGTGGAGATCGCTAAGGCGCTCGCGCAGGACGCCCGCATCATCGTGATGGACGAGCCCACCGCCGCCCTCACCCCGCGCGAGGTCGACGGCCTGCTCCAGGTCGTGAGCGAACTCCGCACCCAGGGCATCGGCATCATTTATATCAGCCATCGCCTTGATGAAATCGATACCATCGCCGACCGCGTCACCGTGCTGCGCGACGGCAGCCACGTGGCGACCCGTGACAAGACCGACCTCGCACGCGATGAAATGATCGAGCTGATGGTTGGCCGCAGTCTCGATAAGGAATTTCCCTCGCACGACTGCCAACCCGGCCCCGTGCGGTTGGCGGTGAAAAATCTCTCGCGCGGCAACAAGGTCCGCGACGTGTCCTTCGAGCTGCACGCCGGCGAAATTGTCGGCCTCACCGGCCTTGTTGGCGCGGGCCGCACCGAGACCGCCCGTCTCATTTTCAGCGCTGATCGCAAGGATACGGGCACAGTGGAACTGGACGGCCAACCCATCGATGCCACCTCGCCGCGCGATGCCATACGCGCCGGCATTTGCCTGCTTACCGAGGATCGCAAATCGCAGGGCCTCGTGCTCGGTCAAACCGTACAGGAAAATTTTGGCCTGCCCAACCTGATGCAATTCACCCGAAGTGGCCTCATTGACCGACAAGCGGAGAGCGATGCCTTCGCTAAGTTTGTTAAACAAATCCCGATCAAGGTATCCGATCACGAACAACTCGCGCGCAATCTATCCGGCGGTAACCAGCAAAAGGTCGTGCTCGCCAAGTGGCTTCAACGCAATGCCGACGTGATCATTTTCGACGAACCGACCCGCGGCATCGATGTCGGCGCCAAGTACGAGATTTACCGACTCATCCATCAACTGGCCGACGACGGCAAAGCCATTCTCATGATCAGCTCCGAGCTACCCGAGATCCTCGGCATGAGCGACCGCATCCTCGTGATGAACGAAGGCCGCCTCACCGGCGAGATCACCGAGGTCCCCCGCGCCTCGCAGGAGGACATCATGAAACTTGCCACACAAC contains:
- a CDS encoding substrate-binding domain-containing protein, with amino-acid sequence MKKLLTLLPIICLTACLGCGGGGGDATPSDNNNSGAGTQGKPTESKGVIAYSPLTLSNPFFKVIGDHIKAEAEKNGYTVRIVDPNMDVKKQSDQMDDFISSGVTAIILVPCDRLSVGPSVQAANKAGIPVFTVDAKCAAENAKIEGHVGTDNFQGGELAGKAMITALGDAGGKVLVLDFKKANSCVLRVGGFKKVIDAHNKTATGKIEIVSELDGNGDRTKGYQSTADALQAHEDLDAIFAINDPSALGAYTAVKEAKRDDKIKIIGFDGQLDGKQAIKDGKLYADPIQHPDKMGRQIVQLIMKYQAGEKFESETLIPATLYTKTEADQDPALK
- a CDS encoding sugar ABC transporter ATP-binding protein is translated as MRGISKAFPGVQALSGVGLTLHAGEVLALLGENGAGKSTLIKILGGAHAHDEGELSIDGSPARIDSPQASQAAGIGIIYQEFNLVPGLTARENIFLGQEPAGVSFIPHQKEADRARKLFQRIGVEIDPNAMCRDLTVAQQQVVEIAKALAQDARIIVMDEPTAALTPREVDGLLQVVSELRTQGIGIIYISHRLDEIDTIADRVTVLRDGSHVATRDKTDLARDEMIELMVGRSLDKEFPSHDCQPGPVRLAVKNLSRGNKVRDVSFELHAGEIVGLTGLVGAGRTETARLIFSADRKDTGTVELDGQPIDATSPRDAIRAGICLLTEDRKSQGLVLGQTVQENFGLPNLMQFTRSGLIDRQAESDAFAKFVKQIPIKVSDHEQLARNLSGGNQQKVVLAKWLQRNADVIIFDEPTRGIDVGAKYEIYRLIHQLADDGKAILMISSELPEILGMSDRILVMNEGRLTGEITEVPRASQEDIMKLATQREPLAA